A DNA window from Halomonas zincidurans B6 contains the following coding sequences:
- a CDS encoding 3-keto-5-aminohexanoate cleavage protein yields MQSRIILTCAVTGAGDTTARNPNVPVTPRQIADNCIEAAKAGASVAHIHVRDPETGGISHSQDHFREVMERVREADTDIVMNITAGGGGDWVPDTDDPYRGGPGSDIQTPAERHAPVGELLPELCTLDCGSLNFGDSVYINSADWLREHARLVQAAGVKPELECFDLGHVWFARQLQQEGLIDGDPLYQLCLGIPWGAEADTETMLAMRNKLPANAIWAAFGIGRAQMPMVAQAALLGGHARVGLEDNLYLKKGVLARNGELVEKAAGLIENLGARVMTPAETRAHLALREPHTGQTAGGDA; encoded by the coding sequence ATGCAATCCAGGATCATTCTTACCTGTGCGGTCACCGGGGCCGGCGACACCACCGCCAGGAACCCCAACGTGCCGGTCACCCCCAGGCAGATCGCCGACAACTGCATCGAGGCCGCCAAGGCCGGCGCCAGCGTGGCGCATATTCACGTCCGCGATCCCGAGACCGGCGGCATCAGCCACTCGCAGGATCACTTTCGCGAAGTGATGGAGCGGGTGCGTGAAGCCGACACCGATATCGTCATGAACATCACCGCCGGCGGCGGCGGCGACTGGGTGCCGGATACCGACGATCCTTATCGCGGCGGCCCGGGCAGCGACATCCAGACCCCGGCCGAGCGTCACGCGCCGGTCGGCGAGCTGCTGCCCGAGCTGTGCACCCTGGACTGCGGCAGTCTCAACTTCGGCGACTCGGTCTATATCAACAGCGCCGACTGGCTGCGCGAACACGCCCGGCTGGTGCAGGCCGCGGGGGTCAAGCCGGAACTCGAGTGCTTCGACCTGGGCCATGTGTGGTTCGCCCGCCAGCTGCAGCAGGAGGGGCTGATCGACGGCGACCCGCTCTACCAGCTGTGCCTGGGCATTCCCTGGGGCGCCGAGGCCGACACCGAGACCATGCTGGCGATGCGCAACAAGCTGCCGGCGAACGCCATCTGGGCGGCCTTCGGCATCGGCCGCGCGCAGATGCCGATGGTCGCCCAGGCGGCCCTGCTCGGCGGTCATGCGCGGGTCGGCCTGGAAGACAATCTGTATCTGAAAAAGGGCGTGCTGGCGCGCAATGGCGAGCTGGTCGAGAAGGCCGCCGGACTCATCGAAAATCTCGGCGCGCGGGTGATGACTCCTGCCGAGACCCGCGCCCACCTGGCGCTGCGCGAGCCGCACACCGGCCAGACTGCCGGAGGTGACGCATGA
- a CDS encoding L-carnitine dehydrogenase, producing the protein MSQQPPTKRLAVIGTGVIGNGWIARALGRGWDVVACDPAPGAEARTRSAVKQAWPSLERLGLAEGADPGRLTFVDSLETAVADADLVQENVPERLELKRQILAKLDAAADPQTLIGSSTSGFKPSDLQQDCAKAPGRVIVAHPFNPVYLLPLVELVGGEATTHGQTERARALYQQLAMRPLVVRREIEGHIADRLMEALWREALHLVNDGVATTEEIDAAVVYGCGLRWSLMGTFLTFHLAGGDGGMRHMLAQFGPALKLPWTKLEAPELTDELIAKVAAGCEQQAAGRSVAELEARRDEFLVRLLALVEEYWPEAEGLKGHI; encoded by the coding sequence ATGAGCCAGCAACCCCCGACGAAGCGACTCGCCGTGATCGGTACCGGGGTGATCGGCAACGGTTGGATCGCCCGCGCGCTGGGCCGCGGCTGGGACGTGGTCGCCTGCGATCCGGCGCCCGGCGCCGAGGCCCGCACCCGCAGCGCGGTGAAGCAGGCCTGGCCGTCGCTCGAGCGCCTGGGCCTGGCCGAGGGCGCCGATCCGGGGCGACTGACCTTCGTCGATAGCCTCGAGACCGCCGTGGCCGACGCCGATCTGGTTCAGGAGAACGTCCCCGAGCGGCTCGAGCTCAAGCGCCAGATTCTCGCCAAGCTCGATGCCGCCGCCGATCCGCAGACGCTGATCGGCTCGTCGACCTCGGGCTTCAAGCCCAGCGATCTTCAACAGGATTGCGCGAAGGCTCCCGGCCGGGTAATCGTCGCCCATCCGTTCAACCCGGTCTACCTGCTGCCGCTGGTCGAGCTGGTGGGCGGCGAGGCCACCACCCACGGCCAGACCGAGCGCGCCCGGGCACTGTATCAGCAGCTGGCGATGCGCCCGCTGGTGGTGCGCCGCGAGATCGAGGGGCATATCGCCGACCGGCTGATGGAAGCGCTGTGGCGCGAGGCGCTGCACCTGGTCAACGACGGCGTGGCCACCACCGAGGAGATCGATGCCGCGGTGGTCTACGGTTGCGGGCTGCGCTGGTCGCTGATGGGCACCTTCCTGACCTTCCATCTGGCCGGCGGCGATGGCGGCATGCGCCACATGCTCGCGCAGTTCGGTCCAGCGCTGAAACTGCCGTGGACCAAGCTCGAGGCGCCGGAACTCACCGACGAGTTGATCGCCAAGGTGGCGGCCGGCTGCGAGCAGCAGGCCGCCGGCCGCTCGGTCGCCGAACTGGAGGCGCGCCGCGACGAATTCCTGGTGCGCCTGCTGGCGCTGGTCGAGGAGTACTGGCCCGAGGCCGAGGGGCTCAAGGGTCATATATGA
- a CDS encoding thioesterase family protein has product MSEANPGPVAQRILATTVAAGWVDYNGHMNDAAYALVFSQAVDALMAAIDLDAAGRARHAYTLYTLEIHLSYRREAHRDQPLTVEVILLDRDAKRLHAFFSMRDEAGECLATSEQMLMGIATDSGRPGPFPEPVTAHIAALPHCVSGAWPALAGRRIAIPRREAST; this is encoded by the coding sequence ATGAGCGAAGCGAATCCAGGTCCTGTCGCTCAGCGCATCCTGGCCACCACGGTGGCGGCCGGCTGGGTCGACTATAACGGCCACATGAACGATGCCGCCTACGCGCTGGTGTTCTCGCAGGCGGTGGATGCGCTGATGGCGGCGATCGACCTCGACGCCGCCGGGCGCGCGCGCCACGCCTATACTCTGTATACGTTGGAGATCCATCTGAGCTATCGGCGCGAGGCGCACCGCGATCAGCCATTGACGGTCGAGGTGATATTGCTCGACCGTGACGCCAAGCGCCTGCATGCATTCTTCAGCATGCGCGACGAGGCGGGCGAATGCCTGGCGACCAGCGAGCAGATGCTGATGGGCATCGCCACCGACAGCGGCCGGCCGGGACCGTTTCCCGAACCGGTGACGGCGCACATCGCCGCCTTGCCGCACTGCGTGAGCGGCGCTTGGCCGGCGCTGGCCGGCCGGCGCATCGCCATCCCCCGGCGGGAGGCGTCCACTTGA
- a CDS encoding alpha/beta hydrolase fold domain-containing protein, which translates to MSASDADNTADIGVDDFIRRFERGMQAVTAAEDTLTARRRYEALCKSFAPPDPDSLSVVDSELDGVRVRRLRPSGINDGTATDARGNECILYIHGGGWSLGSAKSHHGIAADLAVRLQREVISVDYRLAPEADYSQAIDDCHAVAELARPVALIGDSAGARLGLDLARRLDWQPPLGLVYPPVGTPSLETLGADAPLLTREDVLASWRQVARSVSKLCEARAPAPQIVALAVERDPLTRPFEAAIADWRASGAEIDYFCAAGMVHGALHAHARLPAMRDAWAAFCQALKVRLG; encoded by the coding sequence ATGTCAGCCAGCGACGCGGACAACACCGCCGACATCGGCGTGGACGATTTCATTCGGCGTTTCGAGCGCGGCATGCAGGCGGTGACCGCCGCCGAAGACACGCTCACCGCGCGGCGCCGCTATGAAGCGCTGTGCAAAAGCTTCGCCCCGCCGGATCCCGACTCGCTGAGCGTCGTGGATAGCGAGCTCGACGGCGTTCGGGTGCGCCGTCTGCGCCCGTCGGGGATCAATGACGGCACCGCGACCGATGCCCGTGGCAATGAATGCATTCTCTACATCCACGGTGGCGGCTGGAGCCTGGGCTCGGCGAAGAGCCATCATGGCATTGCCGCGGATCTCGCGGTGCGCCTCCAGCGCGAGGTGATCAGCGTCGACTATCGGTTAGCCCCCGAGGCCGACTACAGCCAGGCCATCGACGACTGTCACGCGGTCGCCGAACTGGCCCGTCCGGTCGCGCTCATCGGCGACAGCGCCGGGGCCAGGCTGGGTCTGGACCTGGCCCGGCGGCTCGACTGGCAGCCGCCGCTGGGACTTGTCTACCCACCGGTAGGCACGCCCAGCCTGGAGACCCTGGGAGCGGATGCACCGCTACTCACTCGCGAGGATGTCCTTGCCAGTTGGCGGCAGGTCGCCCGCAGCGTTTCCAAACTGTGCGAAGCGCGGGCGCCGGCGCCGCAGATCGTCGCCCTGGCGGTCGAGCGCGATCCGTTGACACGGCCCTTCGAGGCGGCGATCGCCGACTGGCGCGCCAGCGGCGCCGAAATCGACTACTTCTGTGCGGCGGGCATGGTCCACGGCGCGCTGCATGCGCACGCCCGTTTGCCGGCGATGCGCGACGCCTGGGCTGCTTTCTGCCAGGCCTTGAAGGTACGCCTGGGCTGA
- a CDS encoding cyanophycinase, with product MPHALATRGPLIAIGGAEDRTSDLAVLNQVFSRAPAGNAEVAVIATASSIPGQILPIYQAAFERLGASQVHTLAMEGRRQAADGEIVRLIERSGVIFFTGGDQLRLTHVMGGSPALKAIRARLRAGAVVAGTSAGAAALPSTMIYNSTAEDALRKGAVNMTSGLGLVEGLIIDSHFLKRGRFTRLMEVGAANPQQLGVGLSEDAGVVIHPHGVLEAIGPGHVIIIDSRDLASSNIAELEMGAPVAIENMILHALISGNGFDVEARRYLASEALRACLAESR from the coding sequence GTGCCCCACGCTCTCGCAACTCGCGGTCCGCTGATCGCCATCGGCGGTGCCGAGGACCGGACCTCCGATCTGGCGGTCCTCAACCAGGTCTTTTCCCGCGCCCCGGCGGGCAACGCGGAGGTTGCGGTGATCGCCACCGCGAGCTCGATCCCCGGGCAGATCCTGCCTATCTATCAAGCCGCCTTCGAGCGGCTGGGCGCGAGTCAGGTCCACACGCTGGCGATGGAGGGTCGCCGCCAGGCGGCCGATGGCGAGATCGTGCGGCTGATCGAGCGCAGCGGGGTGATCTTCTTCACCGGCGGCGATCAGCTGCGATTGACCCACGTGATGGGCGGCTCGCCGGCGCTCAAGGCAATCCGCGCCCGCTTGCGGGCCGGCGCGGTGGTGGCCGGCACCAGCGCGGGGGCGGCGGCGCTGCCGAGCACCATGATCTACAACAGCACCGCCGAGGATGCCCTGCGCAAGGGCGCGGTCAACATGACCTCGGGGCTCGGGCTGGTCGAGGGATTGATCATCGACAGCCATTTCCTCAAGCGCGGCCGCTTCACGCGGCTGATGGAGGTCGGGGCGGCCAATCCGCAACAGCTCGGGGTCGGCCTCAGCGAGGACGCCGGGGTGGTCATTCATCCTCACGGCGTGCTCGAGGCGATCGGCCCGGGCCACGTGATCATCATCGACAGCCGCGACCTGGCCAGTTCGAACATCGCCGAGCTGGAGATGGGCGCGCCGGTGGCGATCGAGAACATGATCCTGCATGCGCTGATCAGCGGCAACGGCTTCGACGTCGAGGCGCGACGCTATCTCGCCAGCGAGGCGCTACGGGCCTGCCTCGCGGAGAGTCGATGA
- the cphA gene encoding cyanophycin synthetase, with product MNILEHRALRGPNYYSRYLAIFMRLDIGELEQRPSDTMPDVVARLTEQMPTLAEHRCSIGRRGGFLERLARGTWAGHVVEHVAIELQNLIGFSVGYGKTLDTYETGIYNVIYRYRDEACGLAAGVEAVDFVERLFDGRAIDMPMIIARLKTVRDAHMLGPSTASIVAAASQRGIPWTRLSEDSSYVQLGHGHRQQRIQATVTGRTGLLGYSIADDKHWTKQLLDDAGIPVPRGWVCDSYEAALEAARNLGYPLAVKPLAGNHGRGVSTDIHDGHDLREAFETAARQHPSVIVEQYIRGDDHRLLVIDGTLVAAARRRPAHVVGDGVSTLQALVETENRDPRRGLGHENLLTRIELDAQSQRLIEQQNLTPQSVVASGEIVYLKATANLSTGGTATDVTDEVHPGVRYLAERIARLVGLDIIGIDLVAETLSRPLEEQAAAVVEVNAGPGFRMHLSPTHGEGREVGRHVVDMLFAEGDDGRIPIVAVTGTNGKTTTVRLLAHLLRQAGRKVGMACTGGIEIDNHVILRGDYSGPQAAAIVLREPTVEYAVLEVARGGIMRRGLGFDACDVGVLLNIASDHLGESDIHSLDDLARCKTVVIDAVREGGKAVLNADDSRTLAAQEWVRGESIFFTLDSDSRAVRRHVREHGVAFTVVNGCIVMRQGHVEAEIVPVLDVPIAFEGHARFNVANALAAAAAAHALGLGIADIQRGLRTFHPSHGQNPGRTNLIMADGVQVLVDYGHNVAALIALDELICRLPARRRIGVASAPGNRRDEDLVALGEQLARMHDALYIYETDPRGRAAGETAALLGRGAESPAAAGHAGRGDHVCRVALIMDENQAIDAAFAEADQGDLLVLLIDDIDSVIARLKGRRFGAVAEGL from the coding sequence ATGAACATTCTCGAACATCGCGCCCTGCGCGGGCCGAACTACTACAGCCGCTACCTGGCGATCTTCATGCGCCTGGACATCGGCGAACTCGAACAGCGGCCGAGCGACACCATGCCCGACGTCGTCGCGCGTCTCACCGAGCAGATGCCCACCCTCGCGGAGCATCGCTGTTCGATCGGTCGCCGCGGCGGCTTCCTGGAGCGGCTGGCCCGCGGCACCTGGGCCGGGCACGTCGTCGAGCACGTGGCGATCGAACTGCAGAACCTGATCGGCTTCTCGGTGGGCTACGGCAAGACGCTGGATACCTATGAGACGGGCATCTACAACGTCATCTATCGTTACCGGGACGAGGCCTGCGGGCTGGCGGCCGGCGTCGAGGCGGTGGACTTCGTCGAGCGTCTGTTCGACGGTCGGGCGATCGACATGCCAATGATCATTGCACGGCTCAAGACGGTCCGCGACGCGCACATGCTGGGGCCGTCCACCGCCTCGATCGTCGCTGCGGCAAGCCAGCGCGGCATCCCCTGGACGCGGCTGAGCGAGGACAGCAGCTATGTGCAGCTCGGCCACGGCCATCGTCAGCAGCGCATCCAGGCGACCGTGACGGGGCGTACCGGGTTGCTCGGCTACAGCATCGCCGACGACAAGCACTGGACCAAGCAACTGCTCGACGATGCGGGGATTCCGGTGCCGCGCGGCTGGGTGTGCGATTCGTACGAGGCGGCGCTCGAGGCGGCGCGAAACCTGGGCTATCCGCTCGCGGTGAAGCCGCTGGCGGGCAATCACGGCCGCGGCGTGAGCACCGACATCCACGATGGTCACGACCTGCGCGAGGCTTTCGAGACCGCGGCCCGGCAGCACCCGTCGGTGATCGTCGAGCAGTACATCCGTGGCGACGACCACCGCCTGCTGGTGATCGACGGCACCCTCGTCGCCGCGGCGCGGCGGCGTCCGGCGCATGTCGTCGGCGACGGCGTCTCCACCCTGCAAGCGCTGGTTGAGACCGAGAATCGCGATCCCCGGCGCGGCCTGGGCCACGAGAACCTGCTCACCCGGATCGAGCTGGACGCCCAGTCGCAGCGCTTGATCGAGCAGCAGAACCTGACCCCGCAGAGCGTGGTCGCCAGCGGCGAGATCGTCTACCTCAAGGCCACCGCCAACCTGAGCACCGGCGGCACGGCCACCGACGTGACCGACGAGGTCCACCCGGGAGTCCGCTACCTGGCGGAGCGCATCGCACGGTTGGTGGGGCTCGACATCATCGGCATCGACCTGGTGGCCGAGACCCTGAGCCGCCCGCTGGAGGAACAGGCCGCGGCGGTGGTCGAGGTCAACGCCGGGCCGGGGTTTCGCATGCACCTGTCGCCGACCCATGGCGAGGGCCGCGAGGTCGGCCGCCACGTGGTGGATATGTTGTTCGCCGAGGGCGACGACGGGCGCATCCCGATCGTCGCGGTCACCGGCACCAACGGCAAGACCACCACGGTCAGGCTGCTTGCCCACCTGCTGCGCCAGGCCGGGCGCAAGGTGGGCATGGCCTGCACCGGCGGCATCGAAATCGACAACCACGTAATCCTGCGCGGCGATTACAGTGGCCCCCAGGCGGCGGCCATCGTGCTGCGCGAACCGACCGTCGAGTACGCGGTACTCGAGGTGGCGCGTGGCGGGATCATGCGCCGCGGGCTGGGCTTCGACGCCTGCGACGTGGGGGTGCTGCTGAACATCGCCAGCGATCATCTCGGCGAAAGCGACATCCATAGCCTCGACGACCTGGCGCGCTGCAAGACGGTGGTCATCGATGCGGTGCGCGAGGGCGGAAAGGCCGTGCTCAATGCCGACGATTCCCGGACGCTGGCGGCCCAGGAGTGGGTGCGGGGCGAGAGTATCTTCTTCACCCTGGATTCCGACTCGCGGGCGGTGCGGCGTCACGTCCGCGAGCACGGCGTGGCCTTCACCGTGGTCAACGGCTGCATCGTGATGCGCCAGGGGCACGTCGAGGCCGAGATCGTTCCGGTCCTTGACGTGCCCATCGCCTTCGAGGGCCATGCCCGCTTCAACGTCGCCAACGCGCTGGCCGCCGCCGCCGCCGCCCATGCGCTGGGACTGGGCATCGCCGACATCCAGCGCGGCCTGCGTACCTTCCACCCCTCGCATGGCCAGAACCCCGGACGCACCAACCTGATCATGGCCGACGGGGTCCAGGTGCTGGTCGACTACGGCCACAACGTCGCGGCGCTCATCGCCCTCGACGAACTGATCTGCCGGCTGCCCGCGCGGCGACGCATCGGCGTGGCCAGCGCGCCGGGCAACCGCCGTGACGAGGATCTCGTGGCGCTGGGCGAGCAGCTCGCCAGGATGCACGATGCGCTCTATATCTACGAAACCGATCCGCGTGGGCGCGCCGCCGGCGAAACCGCCGCGCTGCTGGGGCGTGGCGCCGAATCGCCGGCCGCCGCTGGCCACGCCGGGCGCGGCGACCATGTCTGTCGCGTCGCGCTGATCATGGACGAGAACCAGGCCATCGATGCGGCCTTCGCCGAGGCCGATCAGGGCGACCTGTTGGTCCTGTTGATCGACGACATCGACAGCGTCATCGCGCGACTCAAGGGGCGCCGGTTCGGCGCCGTGGCCGAGGGCTTGTGA
- the iadA gene encoding beta-aspartyl-peptidase: MALEVEESAALLTLIRVGHIYAPEPLGAGDILIAGGRIAAIGAPLEVPSGWPLRIVEAPELTAVPAFIDQHVHVTGGGGEGGCATRCPEITALEIAAMGIGTVVGVLGTDSVSRSPADLLAKVRGLRAEGIAAYLYTGAYRVPPPTLTGDLQRDLAWIPEVLGLGELAISDHRSSQPRQHEIERLVSDVRVGAMLAGKRGICHFHVGDGERGLEPLRRLLSETEIPAEQVIPTHVNRRRALLEEAADYALRFGANVDVTAFEDPGEAGLDGFDAVCRLLERGVPLARITLSSDCNGSLPEFDAAGRYLGMRVARNTALIAAWRRLVQEGVLPLERALGLISGHVAQVLGLQHRKGRLAVGHDADVTLVDAALTPCQTFVNGRRVYDVGTAG; this comes from the coding sequence ATGGCGCTAGAGGTCGAGGAAAGCGCGGCGCTGCTGACGCTGATCCGCGTCGGTCATATCTACGCCCCCGAGCCGCTCGGCGCCGGCGACATCCTGATCGCCGGCGGTCGCATCGCCGCGATCGGAGCCCCCCTCGAGGTCCCGTCCGGCTGGCCGCTGCGGATCGTGGAGGCGCCCGAACTGACCGCGGTGCCGGCATTCATCGACCAGCACGTCCACGTCACCGGTGGTGGCGGGGAGGGCGGCTGCGCCACCCGTTGCCCGGAGATTACCGCGCTCGAGATCGCCGCGATGGGCATCGGCACCGTGGTCGGCGTGCTGGGCACCGACAGCGTCAGCCGCTCGCCGGCGGATCTGCTGGCCAAGGTTCGCGGGCTGCGCGCCGAGGGCATCGCGGCCTACCTGTATACCGGCGCCTATCGGGTGCCGCCGCCGACCCTGACCGGCGACCTGCAGCGCGACCTGGCGTGGATCCCCGAGGTGCTCGGCCTGGGCGAACTGGCGATTTCCGACCACCGCTCGAGCCAGCCGCGTCAGCACGAGATCGAGCGGCTGGTGAGCGACGTCCGGGTGGGGGCGATGCTGGCCGGCAAGCGCGGCATCTGCCACTTCCATGTCGGCGACGGCGAGCGCGGGCTGGAGCCGCTGCGACGGCTGCTGAGCGAAACCGAGATACCCGCCGAGCAGGTGATCCCCACCCACGTCAATCGTCGCCGGGCGCTGCTCGAGGAGGCCGCGGACTACGCCCTGCGCTTTGGCGCGAACGTCGACGTGACGGCCTTCGAGGACCCAGGAGAGGCGGGGCTCGATGGCTTCGACGCGGTCTGCCGGCTGCTCGAGCGCGGCGTCCCGCTGGCGCGCATCACGTTGAGTTCCGACTGCAACGGCAGCCTGCCGGAGTTCGACGCTGCGGGACGCTATCTGGGCATGCGGGTGGCGCGAAACACCGCCCTGATCGCCGCCTGGCGGCGCTTGGTGCAAGAGGGCGTGCTGCCGCTGGAGCGGGCGCTCGGACTGATTTCCGGGCACGTCGCGCAGGTGCTCGGGCTGCAGCATCGCAAGGGGCGACTGGCAGTCGGCCACGACGCCGATGTGACGCTCGTCGACGCCGCGCTCACGCCGTGCCAGACCTTCGTCAATGGCCGCCGTGTGTATGATGTCGGGACGGCCGGCTGA
- the nrdR gene encoding transcriptional regulator NrdR — protein sequence MHCPFCGKNDTKVTDSRLVAEGDQVRRRRQCAGCGERFTTYETAELVMPRVIKADGSRESFDERKLRDGMLRALEKRPVSAESTEAAVERIRQRLRARGEREIEAGEIGEEVMRALKRLDQVAYIRFASVYRRFQDIDEFRAEIDRLAQEPNFSPNEEEH from the coding sequence ATGCATTGTCCCTTTTGCGGTAAGAACGACACCAAGGTCACCGACTCGCGGCTGGTCGCCGAGGGCGATCAGGTGCGACGGCGTCGTCAGTGCGCCGGTTGCGGTGAGCGTTTCACCACCTACGAGACCGCCGAACTGGTCATGCCGCGGGTGATCAAGGCCGATGGCTCGCGGGAATCGTTCGACGAACGCAAGCTGCGCGACGGCATGCTGCGCGCGCTGGAGAAACGCCCGGTGAGCGCCGAGTCCACCGAGGCCGCCGTCGAACGCATTCGCCAGCGCCTGCGCGCCCGCGGCGAGCGCGAAATCGAGGCCGGCGAGATCGGTGAGGAGGTGATGCGCGCCTTGAAGCGTCTCGATCAGGTCGCCTACATTCGCTTCGCCTCGGTCTACCGGCGCTTCCAGGACATCGACGAGTTTCGTGCCGAGATCGACCGTCTGGCCCAGGAGCCCAATTTCTCGCCCAACGAGGAAGAGCACTGA
- the ribD gene encoding bifunctional diaminohydroxyphosphoribosylaminopyrimidine deaminase/5-amino-6-(5-phosphoribosylamino)uracil reductase RibD, whose protein sequence is MPKTTPESCMARALKLARRGLYTTDPNPRVGCVLVKGGRIVGEGWHVRAGEPHAEIHALRAAGEAARGATAYVTLEPCAHHGRTGPCAEALIEAGVARVVAAMSDPNPEVSGRGLTLLREAGAAVELGLLESEARALNPGFIARMSRGRPFVRLKMAMSLDARTAMASGESQWITGPAARREVQRLRARSSAVMTGVESAIFDNSRLTVRADQLGIEGEQGEAIAARQPLRVIVDTRLRLPLAAACLSEPGRTLIVACSQDAERRAALEAAGAEVLIMPSGRDGRVDLAALLDHLAAHEACNEVLLETGATLAGAMLDAELIDEMQLFVAATLLGGEARPLFAIPGLERMAQQRPLLIDDIRAVGHDWRIIARPQRGV, encoded by the coding sequence ATGCCCAAGACGACTCCCGAATCCTGCATGGCCCGCGCGCTCAAGCTGGCGCGGCGCGGTCTTTACACCACCGATCCCAATCCGCGCGTCGGCTGCGTGCTGGTCAAGGGCGGGCGCATCGTCGGTGAAGGCTGGCACGTGCGCGCCGGCGAGCCGCATGCCGAGATCCACGCGCTGCGTGCGGCCGGCGAGGCGGCGCGCGGGGCGACTGCCTACGTGACGCTGGAGCCCTGCGCGCACCACGGCCGCACCGGGCCCTGCGCCGAGGCGCTGATCGAGGCCGGCGTGGCCAGGGTCGTGGCGGCAATGAGCGATCCCAACCCCGAGGTGAGTGGGCGCGGCCTGACGCTGCTGCGCGAGGCCGGCGCGGCGGTCGAGCTGGGCCTGCTGGAAAGCGAGGCACGGGCCCTGAACCCGGGGTTTATCGCGCGGATGAGTCGCGGCCGGCCGTTCGTGCGGCTGAAGATGGCGATGAGTCTCGATGCGCGCACCGCGATGGCCAGCGGCGAATCGCAGTGGATCACCGGTCCCGCGGCGCGGCGCGAGGTGCAGCGCCTGCGCGCGCGCTCGAGCGCGGTGATGACCGGTGTCGAATCGGCGATCTTCGACAACTCGCGGCTCACCGTGCGTGCCGATCAATTGGGCATCGAGGGCGAGCAGGGCGAGGCGATCGCCGCTCGCCAGCCGCTGCGGGTGATCGTCGACACGCGCTTGCGGCTGCCGCTGGCGGCGGCCTGCCTGAGCGAGCCGGGGCGTACGCTGATCGTCGCCTGCAGCCAGGACGCCGAGCGTCGTGCCGCCCTGGAAGCGGCCGGCGCCGAAGTGCTGATCATGCCCAGCGGGCGCGATGGACGCGTCGATCTGGCGGCGCTGCTCGATCATCTGGCTGCCCACGAGGCGTGCAACGAGGTCCTGCTGGAGACCGGGGCGACGCTAGCCGGGGCGATGCTCGACGCCGAGCTGATCGACGAGATGCAGTTGTTCGTCGCGGCCACGCTGCTGGGCGGCGAGGCGCGCCCGCTGTTCGCCATCCCCGGGCTCGAGCGCATGGCCCAGCAGCGCCCGTTGCTGATCGACGACATCCGCGCCGTCGGCCACGACTGGCGGATCATCGCCCGCCCGCAACGCGGCGTATGA